One Vibrio sp. CDRSL-10 TSBA genomic window, AGGGTGACCCGGGGTTTTCGAGTGCAGCTGACGGAAGTTTTTCAGGTCGTCGATTGACAGCTCGTAGCCGCTCAGGTGCAGCAGTGAGTAGATCAGCATAGAGCCGTGGCCGTTGGACAGCACGAAGCGGTCACGGTCAGCCCAGTTCGGGTTTTGCGGGTTGTGGTTGAGGTGACTGCGCCACAGCACTTCAGCGATGTCAGCCATCCCCATCGGGGCGCCTGGGTGACCAGAGTTAGCCTGTTGTACACCATCCATGCTCAGCGCGCGGATTGCGTTAGCCAGTTGTTTGCGGTTCATAATAGATTCCGTAATCGTTAGAATTTCAAAGTCAGAAATGATTAGGGGAAGCGGGCGCTTCCCCTAATGGGATTCAGTTTGGCTGATTAAAGCTTCGCTTCGATCATTGCTTCCAGTTTGCCCTGGTCTACTGCGAAGTTACGGATACCTTCAGCCAGTTTCTCAACAGCCATTGGGTCCAGGTTGTGCTCCCACAGGAAACTCAGAGTGGTTCATTACCGCTGGACGCTCTTGCAGCTCAGTTGTCGCAACCAGTTTCTCTTCAACCACACCTTCAGCGGCTTCCAGATCAGCCAGCAGTTGTGGAGAGATAGTCAGGCGGTCACAGCCGGCCAGTTCCAGGATTTCGCCGATGTTACGGAAGCTTGCGCCCATAACAACCGTGTTGTAACCGTGCTGTTTGTAGTAGTTGTAGATGTTAGATACAGACAGTACGCCCGGATCTTCCTGAGCTTCGAAATCACGACCTTCTTTCGCTTTGTACCAGTCCATGATACGGCCTACGAATGGAGAAATCAGGAATACGCCAGCTTCTGCACAAGCACGAGCCTGAGCAAATGAGAACAGCAGAGTCAGGTTACAGTTGATGCCTTCTTTTTCCAGTACTTCAGCAGCACGGATACCTTCCCAGGTAGAAGCCAGTTTGATCAGGATGCGGTCGTTGCTGATGCCTGCATCGTTGTACATTTTGATCAGTTTACGTGCTTTCTCGATGCTGCCTTCAGTGTCGTAAGACAGACGTGCGTCAACTTCTGTAGAGATACGGCCAGGGATAGTTTTCAGGATCTCTTTACCGATGTTCACTGCCAGCATGTCACAAGCTTCTTGTACTTGCTCTACTTTGTCGCTGGTTTGTGATTTCGCGTATTCGATCGCTTGATCAATCAGAGGTGCATATTCTGCAATTTGAGCGGCTTTAAGAATTAGAGAAGGGTTGGTTGTTGCATCTTCAGGTTGGTACTTTTTGATTGCGTCAATTTCACCTGTGTCCGCTACAACAGTCGTTAGTTTACGTAGTTGCTCTAATTTGTTGCTCATTTCGATCATCCTATTTCTTTTCGGCTAGCCAGCAAAACTGGCATGTGCAAGCGGGTTAGCTAAGCGCACCGCCACGTTCTGACGTTACTTCTTATGACTAACTCAATGTTTTCCAGCGACCGAGCAACTGCAATGAACATTTGCTCGTTCGTTGAGTAAATGATGTACCCATATTTAACGTATCCGGCCTAAATAATCAATCGGGATTTGGCTATTATGAGGGGTTTTGACGAGTTATTTTACACAGCGCTGGATCAAGCTAGAAAAGAAACGTTTGCCTAATCGGCAGCGGCCTTGGAGTGGCGAAAAAGAGTGCACGCTTTGGGGTGAGAAAATGTAACCATAGTGAGCAAATGTTGCGTGCCTATTGTATCCTGACATATGCTATACCCATGAGCAGATGCTGCCTCACCGCAGCATCATGACCACATCGATCATCAGGTTATACAAATAGGGTAAGCGGGTATGAGCAGTTCCAGCCAGGATATTTCCTCTGAAAGCAGTGATCTATTGACGGAAGTCGCCGTCGCGTATTATCAGGACGGTGCGACTCAGGAAGAGATTTCCAGAAAATTCTCGATTTCACGTGCCAAGGTAGGGCGGATGCTGAAACAGGCGCGCGATGAGGGCATTGTTGAGATCACTGTGAAGTATCACCCGGTATTCAGCGCCAAAATTGAGCAGCGTCTGATAGAACGCTTTGGCGTCAAACGTGCCTTGGTCGCGCTGGATCAGCCTACAGAAGAGTTACAGCGCCAGCAGGTATCTGGCCTGGTATCCAGTTATCTCAATAGTACGTTGAAAAACGGCATGGTGGTCAGTATCGGGCAGGGGCGTAATGTGTCGGCGGTCGCCCATCATATCGGCGTGATCACGCCGCGCGATTGTAAGTTTGTCTGCAGTATTGGTGGTATTCACCCGCGCGGCGGTATGTTCAATGCCGACCATATTTGTCGCCAGATGGCGAAGAAATATGGGGGGACCTCAGAAACCCTCTATGCTCCGGCTTATGCGGAAAACCGCGCCCAGAAACTGGCGTTTATGCAAAATGAAACGGTTAAGCAGACGCTCGATCTGGCGCGTAAGGCGGACATTGCACTGGTCGGTATTGGTGATATGAGTGAAAACAGCTATATGGTCGATTTAGGTTGGTTCACGCCAGATGAAGTAGTGCAATCCCGTTTGCAGCAGGGCGTCGTCGGCGACTTTGCCGGCTATGATTTTTTTAACGTGCATGGCCAAATCGCCGACACCGTGATGAGTGACCGGATTATCGGTCTGGGGATTGAAGAGTTTCGGCGTATCGCTGAAGTGATTGCGATTGCTGCGGAGAACAGTAAGCCGCTTGCTCTTTTGGGTGCGCTGCGCACCGGAGCGGTGGATGTGGTGGCCACCAGTGTCAGTAACGCACTGACCGTATTGAACCTTGATGAGCAAATGTTCGGTCTGGATACAAAGTAGCAGCTTTGAATGGCAGAAACGGGTTAAGAGACAGCCGTTCTGCCAGTATTTTAGCGGCGAAAATGGAACACCATTTATTGATATATAGAACAGTATTCTACCTTCTAATTGTTTGATTTTATGGGTGTAAACCTGAGTGTGCCCTTTATTGTTGCGACCTGAATGGTGCAGGGGTAGGTCGCAAACATGCGCTTAAAAGATTGAAAATTCGGTCATTTTGTATAAATATGAGCGCGAAATTGCAGTTCTCCAGGAAAGGGAGACTGAAAAATCTCATCTTTATTTGGTGTAAATTCAGTCTGGGATCTTCGTGCTTAGCATGACGTTTCTGCCACAGATTAGTGACTGAGTGAAGTTAAGGAAAACGAATCAACCAAGATTAAGAGTTTGCGTAAATTACGTATCCAACTCTCATTTCACCTAACTCACATTTGCTATTTCACACCATACATTTCATAACATAATGGAATAATAATACCGTTAATATAATAAGGAGCTTTTATGTACCAGGCACTAAGGAATGGTCTACTGGCGTTGGCTGTTGTTTTTTCTGCTTCAAGCATGGCTGAAAACTACACCATCGGCACCGGTAGTCAGAGTGGTACTTATTACCCGCTGGGCGGCATGCTGGCTAAAATCTGGAGTGAAAACCTGCCTGATTTCAACATGCGTGCGGAAGTGACAGCGGCTTCTGTCGAAAACACGATTAAGGTTTCAACCAACAAGCAGTTAGCCGGTATTGCACAGGGTAACGTTGTACTGCAAGCCTTTGAAGGAACAAAACCTTTCCCTCGTAAGATGGATGTAGCAGTTTCTGTTTGCGCTTTACCCTAATGCGGTACAGTTTATTGTACCGGCCAAATCGGACATTCACTCGGTTGCTGACCTGAAAGGCAAACGTGTTTCTCTGGGTGCGCCTGGTTCAGGTACCCGTGTCAGTGCGGTCAATATTCTTAACACCCTGGGCGTGTCAGAAGATGACATCAAACCGCAGTCTCTTAACTACACAGCGACCACCAGTGCGATTGCTAACAACCAGATTGATGCCGGCGTGATCGTTGGCAGCGTGGGTGTTGGTGCGATCACTGAACTGGCGCTGACGCGTGATATTCGTGTCCTGAGCTTCAGTGCCGAAGAGTTGGCCAAGATTGCCGCTGCATATCCTTCTTACCTGGAACTGGATGTGCCAGCCGATGCTTACAACAAGGTTCCGGCGTTTAAAGTACCCGCGGTATGGAACGTGTTGGTTGTGAACAAAAACCTCAGTGAAGACATGGCTTATCAGATGACCAAGGCAGCATTTGACCACATCGATGAGATTCGTCAGGTGCTGGGTGTGACTAAGTTCACCACCATTGAAAACATGACGAAGCTGGACGGTGTTCCTCTGCACCCTGGCGCAATGAAGTTTCTTCAGGAACAACAGAAGTAAATTATCAGTCATCCACGAGTGATTACTGATAACAAAGTAACGTTACACGGAGTAAGTGATGAGTCAAATTCATCCTGGTAACCAGAAAATTACTGACGTGATACTTTCGATAGCCGCTGTAGCGGCTATCGCTTTATCGGTCTTTCAGATTTGGCAAGGTATTGTTGCCACGCTTTCCGCACCGGTGTTTCGTCCGGTCCATGTCAGTTGGGTTATCGCGATAGCCTTTATGGTTTATCCCACATTTAATGCCAGACACTCACTGCCGGTTTACCTGCTGGGTCGGGTGATTGACCTTGGCCTGGTGATCGCAACCTGCTGGGCATCCACTCAGATTGCCCTGTTTGATTATGATGATATTAGCTTTCTGCTCGACGGGTTAGGCAGCGTTGATCAGGCCGCTGGTGTGGTGCTGATTGTGATGCTGCTCGAAGCCACCCGCCGTACCGTCGGTTTGGTCATGGTCGTGATTGCGGCGCTGTTTCTGGTGTACGCCATGTTTGGTGATGTCCTGCCGGATAACGTCGCCAGCAAAGGCTTCAGTATCGAAGAGATTGTGCGTTTCCACATTTACTCCACCAATGGGGTATATGGCGCGCCACTGGCAATTGCAGCCGGTGTGGTATTTATCTTTGTCCTGTTTGGCGCCTTCCTGCAGGTGACCGGTGCGGGCCAGTTCTTTATCGATATGGCGTTTGCCGTGGCAGGTAAATACCGCGGCGGCCCGGCGAAAGCGAGCGTGGTAGCATCGGCGGCATTGGGCTCGATTTCCGGTTCTGCAATCGCTAACACGGTAACCACCGGCTCATTAACCATACCGATGATGAAAAAGCTTGGCTACAAGCCGGAGCAGGCTGCAGGAATTGAAGCGGCGGCGTCGACAGGTGGGCAGATCATGCCGCCGGTTATGGGCGCCGGAGCGTTTGTTATGGCGCAGTTTACCGGTATTCCGTACAGCGATATCTTGCTGGTATCGATTGCACCGGCAATCCTTTATTTCGCTTGTACCTTGCTTTACGTCCACCTGATGGCCTGTAAACTTGGTTTGCAGGGCATGACCGTCACCGAGCAAATTTCTAAAGTGCTCAAGGATGGCTGGCACTATCTGTTGCCGCTGATTCTGATCACGGCGCTGCTGATGATGAGCTATTCACCGGTGCTGGTGGGTGTGATCGGCTGTGTGGCAATCTTGCTTGCTGCGATGACCCGTAAACACAGCCGCATCAGTTTTAAGCTGTTTGTCGAAGGGCTGAAAGAGGGGGCGCTGATGGCGATTCCGATTTCGGTAGCCTGTGCGACCGCGGGTATCGTGGTGGGTGTGGTCGGTCAAACCGGTATCGGTCTGCAATTTACTCAATTCCTGATTGCGTTGTCGGGCGGGCATTTATGGTCGGCGCTGGCATTGATTGCGGTGGCTGCGGTCATTCTTGGTATGGGGCTGCCGGTAACGGCTGCTTATATCGTCTTGTCGATCATGGCCGTTTCCTGCACTGATGGATTTTGGCCTGGGTATGCTGACCGCACACATGATTGTGTTCTGGTTATCGCAGACATCTAACGTAACGCCACCGATTGCACTGGCTGCCTTTGCCGGCGCGGGGATAGCTAACGCATCACCGATGAAGTCGGCAGTGCAGGCGTTCAAACTGGCACAGGGCTTCTTCTTGATCCCGGCCATGATGGCATTTTCCGGCCTGATCTGGATTGATGGTGAACCGGTGCATTTTGCTATCGGGGTCATTTCAACCATCAGCCTGTTTGTTGCCTTTGCCGGTGGTATTGAAGGTCGCCTGTTCTCGCCGCTGCAAAGCTGGCAACGTATCGTGCTGTTGGTCATGGCATTGTGCGTGCTGTTCTTGTCGGATATTTACCGT contains:
- a CDS encoding sugar-binding transcriptional regulator; this translates as MSSSSQDISSESSDLLTEVAVAYYQDGATQEEISRKFSISRAKVGRMLKQARDEGIVEITVKYHPVFSAKIEQRLIERFGVKRALVALDQPTEELQRQQVSGLVSSYLNSTLKNGMVVSIGQGRNVSAVAHHIGVITPRDCKFVCSIGGIHPRGGMFNADHICRQMAKKYGGTSETLYAPAYAENRAQKLAFMQNETVKQTLDLARKADIALVGIGDMSENSYMVDLGWFTPDEVVQSRLQQGVVGDFAGYDFFNVHGQIADTVMSDRIIGLGIEEFRRIAEVIAIAAENSKPLALLGALRTGAVDVVATSVSNALTVLNLDEQMFGLDTK